From a single Couchioplanes caeruleus genomic region:
- the serA gene encoding phosphoglycerate dehydrogenase yields MIDQAKVRVLLLESIHPDAVSRLEAEGYQVESVRNALDEVELIERIPGVHLLGIRSKTKVTAKALEAADSLVAIGAFCIGTDQIDLAHASQAGIAVFNAPFSNTRSVVELALAEIIAMTRRLTEKNDLMHKGVWDKAAVGSHEVRGRRLGIVGYGNIGTQLSVLAENLGMHVSFYDTADKLALGNAQRCSTLEELLESVDVVTLHVDGRPGNAGFFGAEQFAKMREGSLFLNLSRGIVVDHVALREALTSGHLAGAAVDVFPKEPKGRGDEFVSELRGLANVILTPHIGGSTEEAQADIGDFVANKLVHFVEEGNTTLSVNLPSVALPAQTGTGRIVHVHLNTPGVLAQVNSILAEHQVNVEGQLLSTRGDYGYLITDISGHYSADVLDQLRAMSQTVRLRVLS; encoded by the coding sequence ATGATCGACCAAGCCAAGGTACGAGTTCTGCTGCTCGAGAGCATCCACCCCGACGCGGTGTCCCGGCTCGAGGCAGAGGGCTACCAGGTCGAGTCCGTCCGCAACGCCCTCGACGAGGTCGAGCTCATCGAGCGCATCCCGGGCGTACACCTGCTCGGCATCCGCTCCAAGACCAAGGTGACCGCCAAGGCGCTGGAGGCCGCGGACAGCCTCGTCGCCATCGGTGCGTTCTGCATCGGCACCGACCAGATCGACCTGGCGCACGCGTCCCAGGCCGGTATCGCCGTCTTCAACGCGCCGTTCTCCAACACCCGCTCGGTCGTCGAGCTGGCCCTCGCCGAGATCATCGCGATGACCCGCCGGCTCACCGAGAAGAACGACCTGATGCACAAGGGCGTCTGGGACAAGGCCGCCGTCGGCAGCCACGAGGTCCGCGGCCGCCGGCTCGGCATCGTCGGGTACGGCAACATCGGCACCCAGCTGTCGGTGCTCGCGGAGAACCTCGGCATGCACGTGTCCTTCTACGACACCGCCGACAAGCTGGCGCTCGGCAACGCCCAGCGCTGCAGCACCCTGGAGGAGCTGCTGGAGTCGGTGGACGTGGTCACGCTGCACGTCGACGGCCGCCCGGGCAACGCCGGCTTCTTCGGCGCGGAGCAGTTCGCGAAGATGCGCGAGGGCTCGCTGTTCCTCAACCTGTCCCGTGGCATCGTGGTCGACCACGTCGCGCTCCGCGAGGCGCTGACCAGCGGTCACCTCGCCGGCGCCGCGGTGGACGTGTTCCCCAAGGAGCCGAAGGGCCGCGGCGACGAGTTCGTGTCCGAGCTGCGCGGGCTGGCGAACGTCATCCTCACCCCGCACATCGGCGGCTCCACCGAGGAGGCCCAGGCGGACATCGGCGACTTCGTGGCGAACAAGCTCGTCCACTTCGTGGAGGAGGGCAACACCACGCTGAGCGTGAACCTGCCCAGCGTCGCTCTGCCCGCCCAGACCGGCACGGGCCGCATCGTGCACGTGCACCTCAACACGCCCGGCGTCCTGGCGCAGGTGAACAGCATCCTCGCCGAGCACCAGGTGAACGTCGAGGGCCAGCTGCTGAGCACCCGCGGCGACTACGGCTACCTGATCACCGACATCAGCGGCCACTACAGCGCCGACGTGCTCGACCAGCTGCGCGCCATGAGCCAGACCGTACGGCTGCGCGTGCTGTCCTAG
- a CDS encoding response regulator codes for MVGEAITVLVVDGHQTFAELLGVALTGQPELRYVGQARTGEQAIRMVQELRPNVVLLDPDLPDADGIAIAELLRHRLPDTRFVILTANNESALVGRATAAGASGFLSKNGPLGDVMNAIRTAHGGGMTVSTDILARLLRSTAPVVGPRAGGLTAREHEVLVLMGSGLDPRAIARRLGISVHTCRGYVKAVLGKLGAHSQLEAVAVATRRGLLRPDGHNAE; via the coding sequence ATGGTGGGCGAGGCGATCACGGTGCTCGTGGTGGACGGGCATCAGACGTTCGCCGAGTTGCTCGGTGTGGCGCTGACCGGGCAACCGGAGCTGCGTTACGTAGGACAGGCACGCACGGGCGAGCAAGCCATCCGGATGGTGCAGGAGCTGCGCCCCAACGTCGTGCTGCTCGACCCGGATCTGCCGGACGCGGACGGCATCGCGATCGCGGAGCTGCTGCGGCACCGCCTGCCCGACACCCGGTTCGTGATCCTCACGGCGAACAACGAGTCCGCGCTGGTCGGCCGGGCCACGGCGGCGGGCGCCTCGGGCTTCCTGTCGAAGAACGGCCCGCTCGGCGACGTGATGAACGCGATCCGCACCGCGCACGGCGGCGGCATGACCGTCTCCACCGACATCCTCGCCCGGCTGCTGCGCAGCACCGCCCCGGTGGTCGGCCCGCGCGCCGGCGGGCTCACCGCCCGCGAGCACGAGGTGCTCGTCCTGATGGGGTCCGGGCTCGACCCGCGCGCCATCGCCCGCCGGCTCGGCATCAGCGTCCACACCTGCCGCGGGTACGTGAAGGCTGTGCTGGGCAAACTCGGTGCGCACAGCCAGCTGGAGGCCGTCGCGGTGGCCACCCGGCGGGGTCTGCTGCGCCCCGACGGTCATAACGCAGAGTAA
- a CDS encoding AfsR/SARP family transcriptional regulator: MYEIQLFGPLEVRTRGVRLSGGDLGDDLSRHILALLALRGKVRKAELAGLLWPERPPAGHLTTMEGQLSLLCCRLDPAGDESDSPVTIGDDGYALVPDRVRVDTARFDELVAIAAGRPHRSALRPLVAAAHLAGRPLLEDLAGPAWVIQAREHYRARVAAAMARAAELSQALRGEAPHALFVRAPEFVA, translated from the coding sequence ATGTACGAGATCCAGCTCTTCGGCCCGCTCGAGGTCCGCACGCGCGGAGTACGCCTCTCCGGCGGCGACCTCGGTGACGACCTGTCCCGGCACATCCTGGCACTGCTGGCGCTGCGCGGGAAGGTCCGGAAGGCCGAGCTGGCCGGGCTGTTGTGGCCGGAACGCCCGCCGGCCGGCCATCTGACCACGATGGAGGGTCAACTGTCCCTTTTGTGCTGTCGGCTGGACCCGGCCGGCGACGAAAGTGACTCCCCGGTCACCATCGGCGACGACGGGTACGCGCTCGTCCCCGACCGGGTACGGGTCGACACGGCACGCTTCGACGAGCTGGTGGCCATCGCGGCGGGCCGGCCCCACCGCAGCGCACTACGCCCTCTCGTCGCGGCTGCACACCTGGCCGGGCGACCACTGCTGGAGGACCTGGCAGGGCCCGCATGGGTAATTCAGGCCCGCGAGCACTACCGCGCCCGGGTGGCGGCAGCCATGGCGAGAGCGGCCGAGCTGAGCCAGGCGCTCCGCGGTGAGGCTCCTCACGCTTTGTTCGTTCGTGCACCCGAATTCGTGGCATAA
- a CDS encoding class I SAM-dependent methyltransferase, whose protein sequence is MQTALLPVPLAPEISLHLAGDRVGLFDSADGQFRSDVPPPFWAFVWAGGQALARYVLDHPDLVRGRHVLDVASGSGVAAIAAARAGAARVEALDLDPAAATATTRNAEANGVTVHARAADIGDAGPAEVILAGDVFYTRSVADRMTAALRRAAAAGAVILVGDPGRGYFPERLFIRRAEYTVPVPASLEETEALATGVWEMRATITLR, encoded by the coding sequence GTGCAAACCGCGCTGCTACCCGTACCCCTGGCTCCCGAGATCTCCCTGCACCTGGCCGGCGACCGCGTCGGGCTCTTCGACTCGGCGGACGGGCAGTTCCGCAGCGACGTCCCGCCGCCGTTCTGGGCCTTCGTCTGGGCCGGGGGCCAGGCGCTCGCGCGCTACGTCCTCGATCATCCCGACCTCGTCCGGGGACGGCATGTCCTCGACGTCGCCTCCGGTTCGGGTGTGGCGGCGATCGCGGCGGCCCGGGCCGGCGCCGCCCGGGTCGAGGCCCTCGACCTGGACCCCGCCGCGGCCACGGCGACGACCCGCAACGCCGAGGCCAACGGGGTGACGGTGCACGCCCGGGCGGCCGACATCGGCGACGCCGGGCCGGCGGAGGTGATCCTGGCCGGGGACGTCTTCTACACCCGCAGCGTGGCCGACCGGATGACCGCGGCCCTGCGCCGGGCGGCCGCCGCCGGCGCGGTGATCCTGGTCGGCGACCCCGGGCGCGGATATTTCCCGGAGCGGCTCTTCATCCGGCGCGCCGAGTACACCGTGCCGGTGCCCGCCTCCCTCGAGGAGACCGAGGCGCTGGCGACCGGCGTGTGGGAGATGCGCGCCACAATCACCCTGCGTTAG
- a CDS encoding MarR family winged helix-turn-helix transcriptional regulator: MTADATGRLADELMRFFRVGARIKGMLNAGDLGAETSALMLLFPLRHLGPLRVTDLAEVKHADPSTISRQAAQLVKAGLARREADPADGRASRLAITESGHAACARLHEARHALLSEALSDWPAERVAAFAGLFEQFNSSVEALLRSDPAVPARENA, encoded by the coding sequence GTGACGGCGGACGCTACCGGCCGGTTGGCCGACGAACTCATGCGGTTCTTCCGCGTGGGCGCTCGCATCAAGGGCATGCTCAATGCAGGAGATCTCGGCGCCGAGACCTCCGCGCTGATGCTGCTGTTCCCGTTGCGTCACCTCGGCCCGCTGCGGGTCACCGACCTGGCCGAGGTCAAGCACGCGGACCCCTCCACGATCAGCCGCCAGGCGGCCCAGCTCGTCAAGGCCGGGCTCGCCCGCCGGGAGGCCGATCCGGCCGACGGCCGCGCCTCGCGCCTGGCCATCACGGAGTCGGGCCACGCGGCCTGTGCTCGCCTGCACGAGGCGCGGCACGCACTGCTCAGCGAGGCGCTGAGCGACTGGCCGGCCGAGCGCGTCGCCGCGTTCGCCGGCCTCTTCGAACAATTCAACAGCTCCGTCGAGGCGCTCCTGCGCAGCGACCCAGCCGTACCAGCACGGGAGAACGCGTGA
- a CDS encoding MDR family MFS transporter: protein MSNSSTTAPAEAGPGGGARGPQASADFTHRQIITVLIGLMMGMFLAALDQTIMATATRTIADDLNGFNLQAWATTAFLITSTISTPLYGKLSDIYGRRPFFLFAIGVFIVGSMLCGLSQNMYELAAFRAIQGIGAGGLMSLALAIIGDIVPPRERAKYQGFFLAVFGTASVIGPILGGFFAGADRILWVDGWRWVFYLNVPIGIAAMIVVARVLHLPHQRTDHRIDWPGAVALIVGLVPLLTVAEQGRDWGWGSGRALACYVIGAVGLVAFVLAERAYKEEALLPLRLFRNRTVAVGATSSTILGMAMFGGLMTVPLYLQIVKGSSPTTAGLQMIPFVIGIMTGSIVAGQLIARTGRYRIFPIIGSILMAASLALFSLIGADTPLWKTMLIMVLMGLGLGGNMQPMITAVQNAVSPREIGVATSSVTFFRSMGGTLGTAIFLSVLFNVLPGKISGAYTEAGVQLPPGQGGGDLNDTSFINKLPEALAHPFKVGFADGIHVVYLLALAVMLIGLVVVFFLPEIPLAQRSAQAQRAEDAAAAAAPRG, encoded by the coding sequence GTGAGTAACTCGAGCACCACAGCACCGGCAGAGGCCGGTCCGGGAGGCGGCGCCCGAGGCCCCCAGGCCTCCGCGGACTTCACCCACCGGCAGATCATCACGGTTCTGATCGGCCTGATGATGGGCATGTTCCTGGCCGCCCTGGACCAGACGATCATGGCAACGGCGACCCGGACGATCGCCGACGACCTCAACGGCTTCAACCTGCAGGCCTGGGCGACGACGGCGTTCCTCATCACGTCGACGATCTCCACCCCGCTGTACGGCAAGCTGTCCGACATCTACGGCCGGCGGCCGTTCTTCCTCTTCGCGATCGGCGTGTTCATCGTCGGCTCGATGCTCTGCGGCCTCTCCCAGAACATGTACGAGCTGGCCGCGTTCCGGGCCATCCAGGGCATCGGCGCCGGCGGCCTGATGTCGCTGGCCCTCGCGATCATCGGTGACATCGTGCCGCCCCGTGAGCGCGCCAAGTACCAGGGCTTCTTCCTGGCCGTGTTCGGCACCGCCAGCGTCATCGGCCCGATCCTCGGCGGCTTCTTCGCCGGCGCGGACCGCATCCTGTGGGTCGACGGCTGGCGCTGGGTGTTCTACCTCAACGTGCCGATCGGCATCGCGGCGATGATCGTGGTGGCGCGGGTCCTGCACCTGCCGCACCAGCGCACCGACCACCGCATCGACTGGCCCGGCGCGGTCGCGCTGATCGTCGGCCTGGTGCCGCTGCTGACCGTGGCCGAGCAGGGCCGCGACTGGGGCTGGGGCTCCGGGCGGGCGCTGGCCTGCTACGTGATCGGCGCCGTCGGCCTGGTGGCGTTCGTGCTGGCGGAGCGGGCGTACAAGGAGGAGGCGCTGCTGCCGCTGCGGCTGTTCCGCAACCGTACGGTGGCCGTCGGCGCGACCTCCAGCACGATCCTGGGCATGGCGATGTTCGGCGGCCTGATGACCGTCCCGCTGTACCTGCAGATCGTCAAGGGCAGCTCGCCCACGACCGCCGGCCTGCAGATGATCCCGTTCGTGATCGGCATCATGACCGGCTCGATCGTCGCCGGCCAGCTCATCGCACGGACCGGCCGCTACCGGATCTTCCCGATCATCGGCAGCATCCTGATGGCCGCGTCGCTCGCGCTGTTCTCGCTGATCGGCGCGGACACCCCGCTGTGGAAGACCATGCTGATCATGGTGCTGATGGGCCTCGGCCTGGGCGGCAACATGCAGCCGATGATCACGGCGGTGCAGAACGCGGTGTCGCCACGGGAGATCGGCGTGGCCACCAGCTCGGTGACGTTCTTCCGGTCCATGGGCGGCACGCTGGGCACCGCGATCTTCCTGTCGGTGCTGTTCAACGTCCTGCCCGGCAAGATCTCGGGGGCGTACACCGAGGCCGGCGTCCAGCTCCCGCCCGGTCAGGGCGGCGGCGACCTGAACGACACGTCGTTCATCAACAAGCTGCCGGAGGCGCTCGCCCACCCGTTCAAGGTCGGTTTCGCCGACGGCATCCACGTGGTCTACCTGCTGGCGCTCGCCGTCATGCTGATCGGCCTGGTCGTGGTCTTCTTCCTGCCGGAGATCCCGCTCGCCCAGCGCTCGGCGCAGGCACAGCGCGCCGAGGACGCCGCGGCCGCGGCCGCACCCCGCGGGTGA
- a CDS encoding ANTAR domain-containing protein, translating to MSAPQRSTGRRVVNTSEITISVASPSDPSGSPRTASAGDVASADSPVGEGRRRRGRRGRKNRRPVRAKGAGRPSSGRNELDGPHPVEVAGLLHELSARLLSADDLRQAMDRLAVFAAGAVPGTLRCSVALIGEGGPLTLAASGPRAQALDDVQYASGDGPGLEAARTRAVVSMDDLQGDTRWPELAECAREEGVHGVVSIPVDVQRSAVGSVSFFVGSPGGVGSERLLTAMALVNQAEILLGEMCRREGLSQGAIVDRAAGVIIAQRGCGVREAYDVLRDTAQRLGMPWEDVAERLIAAAARNADA from the coding sequence ATGTCTGCCCCGCAACGGAGCACCGGGCGGCGGGTGGTGAACACCTCGGAGATCACGATCTCCGTCGCGTCGCCGTCCGACCCCAGTGGCTCCCCGCGTACCGCCTCAGCCGGTGACGTCGCCTCCGCCGATTCGCCGGTGGGGGAGGGACGCCGCCGCCGTGGTCGCCGCGGACGCAAGAACCGCCGGCCCGTACGGGCGAAGGGCGCCGGCAGACCCTCCTCCGGCCGGAACGAGCTGGACGGGCCGCATCCGGTCGAGGTGGCGGGGCTGCTGCACGAGCTGTCGGCGCGGCTGCTCAGCGCCGACGACCTCCGGCAGGCCATGGACCGCCTCGCCGTCTTCGCCGCGGGCGCCGTCCCCGGCACGCTGCGCTGCTCGGTCGCCCTGATCGGCGAGGGCGGCCCGCTGACCCTGGCCGCCTCCGGGCCACGGGCGCAGGCGCTCGACGACGTCCAGTACGCGTCGGGCGACGGTCCCGGGCTCGAGGCTGCCCGTACGCGGGCCGTCGTCAGCATGGACGACCTGCAGGGCGACACCCGCTGGCCCGAGCTCGCCGAGTGCGCCCGCGAGGAGGGCGTGCACGGGGTCGTGTCGATCCCGGTGGACGTCCAGCGCTCCGCGGTCGGGTCGGTCAGCTTCTTCGTCGGCTCGCCCGGCGGCGTCGGCTCGGAGCGGCTGCTCACCGCCATGGCCCTGGTCAACCAGGCCGAGATCCTGCTCGGCGAGATGTGCCGCCGCGAGGGGCTGAGCCAGGGCGCGATCGTGGACCGGGCCGCCGGCGTCATCATCGCGCAGCGCGGCTGCGGCGTACGGGAGGCCTACGACGTGCTGCGGGACACCGCGCAGCGGCTCGGCATGCCGTGGGAGGACGTCGCCGAGCGGCTCATCGCGGCAGCCGCCCGCAACGCCGACGCCTGA
- a CDS encoding DUF1360 domain-containing protein, with protein sequence MTSSVRGRLDRLRRQYAPHEHRPLDGYAVTMGAFGVLAGSLAVVAKATGREVPERPAVQDVVLISLATHKLSRLIAKDSITSPLRAPFTRYAEPAGSGELNEEVRDEGSSIRHSIGELVSCPFCLAVWVATGLTSGLVFAPRLTRLAATVFTAVAASDFLQMAYSISKEAAEGDPQDDEKPAVNGRAVAQA encoded by the coding sequence ATGACCTCCTCGGTACGCGGGCGGCTCGACCGGCTGCGACGGCAGTACGCGCCCCACGAACACCGGCCGCTGGACGGCTACGCGGTGACGATGGGTGCCTTCGGTGTGCTGGCGGGCAGCCTCGCCGTGGTCGCCAAGGCCACCGGGCGTGAGGTGCCGGAGCGTCCGGCCGTCCAGGACGTGGTGCTGATCTCGCTGGCCACGCACAAGCTCAGCCGGCTGATCGCCAAGGACTCGATCACCAGTCCGCTGCGCGCCCCCTTCACCCGCTACGCCGAGCCCGCGGGCAGCGGAGAGCTCAACGAGGAGGTGCGCGACGAGGGCAGCAGCATCCGCCACTCGATCGGCGAGCTGGTCAGCTGCCCGTTCTGCCTCGCGGTGTGGGTGGCGACCGGGCTCACGAGCGGCCTCGTGTTCGCGCCCCGGCTGACCCGGCTCGCGGCCACGGTGTTCACCGCGGTGGCGGCCTCGGACTTCCTGCAGATGGCGTACTCGATCTCCAAGGAGGCCGCCGAGGGCGACCCGCAGGACGACGAGAAGCCCGCCGTCAACGGGCGGGCGGTCGCACAGGCCTGA
- a CDS encoding DUF6158 family protein: MSDSEVDAPVGTETGIDPAGLADEDLIRELGSLHRTRLQTLRHGPDAALANHLRRTAELETEYLARHPGREVDPHRLTQDF; the protein is encoded by the coding sequence ATGAGCGACTCCGAGGTCGACGCTCCCGTCGGGACCGAGACCGGCATCGACCCCGCAGGTCTCGCCGACGAGGACCTCATCCGCGAGCTCGGCAGCCTGCACCGTACGCGGCTGCAGACGCTGCGGCACGGCCCCGACGCGGCGCTGGCCAACCACCTGCGGCGCACCGCCGAGCTGGAGACCGAGTACCTCGCCCGGCACCCCGGCCGCGAGGTCGACCCGCACCGGCTCACCCAGGACTTCTGA
- a CDS encoding DUF3817 domain-containing protein produces MQGALTRYRIIAWIVGVVLIVLVAVGMPLKYAGDNDSVVATVGPFHGFLYMVYLAASYDLSRRARWPLGRMLLVMLAGTIPFLSFWAERTVTRKWAAQPMDTPPAMAK; encoded by the coding sequence GTGCAGGGAGCCCTCACCCGCTACCGGATCATCGCCTGGATCGTCGGCGTGGTCCTCATCGTGCTCGTGGCGGTGGGCATGCCGCTCAAGTACGCCGGCGACAACGACAGCGTGGTCGCCACGGTCGGCCCGTTCCACGGTTTCCTCTACATGGTGTACCTGGCGGCCAGCTACGACCTGAGCCGCCGGGCGCGGTGGCCGCTGGGACGCATGCTGCTGGTGATGCTCGCCGGCACCATTCCGTTCCTCTCGTTCTGGGCGGAACGGACCGTCACCCGCAAATGGGCCGCACAGCCGATGGACACCCCACCGGCGATGGCGAAGTAA
- a CDS encoding NlpC/P60 family protein, whose protein sequence is MVAVLAIAITGAVAPAAHAAPSTSDLNKKIQKASDELEDVVESYNKMKLSLNKTKADEKKLAASIGPAREALKVAGSQMDLLAQSAYKTGKIGAVNVVLEGSNNLMDRMSILEQLSRSRQRDIDTYTATTQNYTERQAALKTTQDKQAAEVKELGDRKKKIQADLKKLYAMRTAAYGRATETGSRYTGNVPSVSGQAGVVVRFAFAQVGKMYEFGADGLSTYDCSGLTSRAWSQAGKSLPHNAAAQYSATKRISRSQLEPGDLVFYRSLGHVALYVGDGKIIDASRAGEPVKHRTIDIMPPYGYGRVT, encoded by the coding sequence GTGGTCGCCGTCCTCGCGATCGCGATCACCGGTGCCGTCGCGCCGGCCGCGCACGCGGCCCCCTCGACGAGTGACCTCAACAAGAAGATCCAGAAGGCGTCCGACGAGCTCGAGGACGTCGTCGAGTCGTACAACAAGATGAAGCTCAGCCTGAACAAGACGAAGGCGGACGAGAAGAAGCTCGCCGCGTCGATCGGGCCCGCCCGGGAAGCGCTGAAGGTCGCCGGCAGCCAGATGGACCTGCTGGCCCAGTCCGCGTACAAGACGGGGAAGATCGGCGCCGTCAACGTGGTGCTCGAGGGCAGCAACAACCTGATGGACCGCATGTCCATCCTGGAGCAGCTCTCCCGCAGCCGGCAGCGCGACATCGACACGTACACGGCGACGACGCAGAACTACACCGAGCGCCAGGCCGCCCTCAAGACCACGCAGGACAAGCAGGCCGCCGAGGTCAAGGAGCTCGGCGACCGCAAGAAGAAGATCCAGGCGGACCTCAAGAAGCTGTACGCCATGCGCACCGCCGCGTACGGCCGGGCCACCGAAACCGGCTCGAGGTACACGGGCAACGTCCCGTCGGTCTCCGGCCAGGCCGGTGTGGTCGTCCGGTTCGCGTTCGCCCAGGTCGGCAAGATGTACGAGTTCGGCGCGGACGGCCTGTCCACGTATGACTGCTCGGGCCTGACCTCCCGCGCCTGGAGCCAGGCCGGAAAGTCGCTGCCCCACAATGCGGCGGCCCAGTACAGCGCCACCAAGCGCATCTCCCGGTCCCAGCTCGAACCCGGGGACCTGGTGTTCTACCGCAGTCTCGGCCACGTCGCCCTGTACGTCGGCGACGGCAAGATCATCGACGCCTCGCGCGCCGGTGAGCCGGTGAAGCACCGCACGATCGACATCATGCCCCCGTACGGCTACGGCCGCGTGACGTGA
- a CDS encoding sigma-70 family RNA polymerase sigma factor has product MDAGITRNRFSEGNEGTVGNVEKNTVMRTDEVAEERDLVGVYLHEISRTPLLDAAREVDLSKAIEAGLYAEHLLEIGDERRGVSREELERLVVEGERAKDLFIRANLRLVVSIARRYVRSGMPMLDLIQEGNTGLVRAVEKFDYERGYKFSTYATWWIRQAISRAIAQQERTVRLPVHLVEDVNRMRNVTRQLVRELGADPEPEQIATALGVTVERVNELTRWAQDTVSLDTPVGDDGDTNLGDLVADSDAPSPEEIVLTALERQRIEGLLNHLDDRSAGIMRARYGLEDGREHSLTEVASRFSLSRERIRQLEIQALGRLRELARAEGLQAA; this is encoded by the coding sequence ATGGACGCAGGAATCACCCGTAACAGGTTTAGTGAAGGCAATGAGGGGACCGTGGGCAACGTGGAGAAGAACACCGTGATGCGGACGGACGAAGTCGCCGAGGAGCGCGACCTCGTCGGCGTCTACCTGCACGAGATCTCCCGCACGCCGCTGCTGGACGCCGCCAGGGAGGTCGACCTCTCCAAGGCAATCGAGGCCGGCCTCTATGCCGAGCACCTGCTCGAGATCGGTGACGAGCGACGCGGCGTGAGCCGGGAGGAGCTGGAGCGGCTGGTCGTCGAGGGCGAGCGGGCCAAGGACCTGTTCATCCGCGCCAACCTGCGCCTGGTCGTCTCGATCGCACGCCGGTACGTGCGCTCGGGCATGCCGATGCTCGACCTGATCCAGGAGGGCAACACCGGCCTGGTCCGCGCCGTCGAGAAGTTCGACTACGAGCGCGGCTACAAGTTCTCGACGTACGCGACGTGGTGGATCCGCCAGGCGATCAGCCGGGCGATCGCGCAGCAGGAGCGCACCGTGCGCCTGCCCGTGCACCTCGTCGAGGACGTCAACCGGATGCGCAACGTCACCCGCCAGCTCGTCCGCGAGCTCGGCGCCGACCCGGAGCCGGAGCAGATCGCGACCGCGCTGGGCGTGACCGTGGAGCGCGTGAACGAGCTGACCCGCTGGGCCCAGGACACCGTGTCGCTGGACACCCCGGTGGGCGACGACGGCGACACCAACCTCGGCGACCTGGTCGCCGACAGCGATGCCCCGTCGCCCGAGGAGATCGTGCTGACCGCCCTGGAGCGCCAGCGCATCGAGGGCCTGCTGAACCACCTCGACGACCGGTCCGCGGGCATCATGCGCGCCCGCTACGGCCTCGAGGACGGCCGCGAGCACTCGCTGACCGAGGTGGCCTCGCGCTTCTCGCTCTCGCGGGAGCGCATCCGCCAGCTCGAGATCCAGGCGCTCGGCCGGCTCCGCGAGCTGGCCCGCGCCGAGGGCCTGCAGGCGGCGTAA
- a CDS encoding SDR family NAD(P)-dependent oxidoreductase, with protein sequence MAERSVIVTGGAGGLGGAVLRSLLADGWRVVAPVRGGSLERLPESAVGVEADVTVAEDVERVVTLAAQEATAPLRAVVNLVGGFAMGGLVHETPVTDFEAILRLNLRPTYLMTAGALPHLVAAGGGSVVCVSSRAAVAPFAGAAGYATAKAAVLAFANAVAVEYRKQGVRANTVLPSVIDTPLNRREQPDADHSRWVTPEEIARVISFLVDDASAPTSGASIPVYGRA encoded by the coding sequence ATGGCGGAGCGAAGCGTGATTGTGACCGGCGGAGCCGGGGGTCTGGGCGGGGCGGTCCTGAGGAGCCTGCTCGCTGACGGATGGCGGGTGGTGGCTCCCGTACGAGGTGGGAGCCTCGAGCGGCTGCCCGAGAGTGCGGTGGGCGTGGAGGCGGACGTCACGGTCGCGGAAGACGTCGAGCGGGTGGTGACACTCGCCGCTCAGGAGGCGACCGCGCCGCTGAGAGCCGTGGTGAACCTCGTGGGCGGGTTCGCGATGGGCGGGCTGGTCCACGAGACGCCCGTTACCGACTTCGAGGCGATCCTGCGGCTGAACCTGCGGCCGACGTACCTGATGACGGCCGGCGCACTGCCGCATCTCGTGGCTGCCGGGGGCGGCTCGGTGGTGTGCGTGTCGTCGCGGGCGGCGGTCGCCCCGTTCGCCGGCGCTGCCGGGTACGCCACCGCGAAGGCGGCGGTGCTCGCGTTCGCCAACGCTGTCGCGGTCGAGTACCGCAAGCAGGGCGTACGGGCCAACACGGTGCTGCCCAGCGTGATCGACACCCCGCTCAACCGGCGCGAGCAGCCGGACGCCGACCACTCCCGGTGGGTCACGCCGGAGGAGATCGCCCGGGTCATCTCGTTCCTGGTGGACGACGCGTCGGCGCCGACCAGCGGGGCGAGCATCCCCGTCTACGGCCGCGCCTAG